From one Candidatus Rhodoluna planktonica genomic stretch:
- a CDS encoding glutaredoxin domain-containing protein, whose protein sequence is MSEVIFYGADWCSDCRRSKAQLNELGVKYELRDVEKEPEFAIQSELVAGRKNIPVILFEDGKFLVEPSNIQLADALRERGLIA, encoded by the coding sequence ATGTCTGAAGTAATTTTTTACGGCGCCGACTGGTGCAGCGACTGCCGCCGATCAAAAGCTCAACTGAACGAGCTAGGCGTCAAATACGAATTGCGCGATGTTGAAAAAGAACCCGAGTTCGCAATTCAATCCGAACTTGTTGCTGGCCGCAAAAACATTCCGGTTATTTTGTTTGAAGACGGCAAATTTTTAGTCGAACCATCAAACATTCAACTCGCAGATGCCCTGCGCGAGCGTGGTCTGATTGCTTAA
- a CDS encoding HAD-IA family hydrolase — protein sequence MKFYAAALLFDNDGVLVDSHAAAAIAWATWAEKYAPGWNWDVPEHAGVRAEDMVRKMVAADLFEEANNFINQLEQDTADQTVPLPGGLELVQSLKPGTWTVCTSANPNLGKARLAAAGYPLPAELVTAADVANGKPAPDPYLLGARRLGFDPADCVVFEDAQSGVLAAIEAGAGLVVGVSARALETDADIVVKNLSGIAFDGEVLTISDKSRLR from the coding sequence ATGAAGTTCTACGCCGCGGCTCTGCTGTTTGACAATGATGGTGTCTTGGTTGACTCGCACGCTGCAGCCGCAATTGCTTGGGCAACCTGGGCAGAAAAATACGCTCCCGGATGGAATTGGGATGTGCCAGAACATGCTGGAGTCCGCGCCGAAGACATGGTGCGGAAAATGGTTGCTGCTGACCTGTTCGAAGAGGCCAACAACTTCATCAATCAACTCGAGCAAGACACCGCCGATCAAACCGTGCCGCTACCTGGAGGATTAGAACTAGTTCAAAGTTTGAAGCCAGGAACCTGGACGGTGTGTACATCTGCGAATCCGAATCTAGGCAAGGCCAGACTTGCGGCAGCGGGTTATCCGTTACCTGCAGAATTAGTTACCGCAGCCGACGTCGCAAACGGCAAACCGGCGCCCGACCCTTATTTACTCGGTGCCAGACGATTAGGGTTTGACCCAGCCGATTGCGTTGTTTTCGAAGATGCCCAATCGGGAGTCTTAGCCGCCATCGAAGCCGGCGCAGGGCTGGTGGTTGGAGTTTCTGCCAGAGCGTTAGAAACTGATGCGGACATCGTCGTAAAAAATCTCAGTGGCATCGCATTCGACGGTGAAGTGTTAACTATTTCGGATAAAAGCAGATTGCGGTAA
- a CDS encoding LuxR family transcriptional regulator, protein MLKRTVVVVEDEALLRDLVAQSLERAGFSVTTAANAADARRACVAVDPDAVVVDIELGPGPTGFDFVEALLKTTPDVSVVFLTNLPDVRFAGQDPKQLPKSIAYLRKSQLVNSDELVMALENALKGNVSPAFRHDQSGERPLAGLSRKQVSVLQLLALGYSNSQIAEKRGTTIRAVEGIVSRIFMAMGIDPQAPGNARVEAARQYLTASGHQIPEPA, encoded by the coding sequence TTGCTTAAGCGAACCGTTGTCGTCGTCGAAGATGAGGCGCTGCTTCGCGACCTGGTTGCCCAGAGTCTAGAGCGAGCGGGTTTTTCAGTAACAACTGCCGCTAATGCCGCCGATGCTCGTCGCGCATGTGTTGCGGTAGATCCAGATGCCGTGGTTGTCGATATTGAACTTGGTCCTGGCCCTACCGGCTTTGACTTTGTCGAGGCTTTGCTTAAAACCACTCCAGATGTAAGTGTCGTTTTTCTGACTAACCTGCCAGATGTTCGATTTGCCGGGCAAGACCCAAAGCAGCTTCCAAAGTCGATTGCTTACCTTCGCAAATCGCAGCTGGTCAACTCGGATGAGTTGGTAATGGCACTTGAAAATGCCCTAAAAGGCAATGTTTCACCGGCGTTTAGACACGACCAAAGCGGTGAACGGCCTTTGGCCGGGCTTTCACGCAAGCAAGTTTCGGTGCTGCAGCTTTTGGCACTGGGATATTCAAATAGTCAGATAGCCGAAAAAAGAGGCACCACCATTAGAGCTGTCGAAGGCATCGTCAGTCGAATTTTTATGGCCATGGGAATTGATCCGCAGGCACCAGGCAATGCTCGAGTAGAAGCAGCGCGCCAATACCTAACTGCCAGCGGTCATCAAATTCCAGAGCCTGCCTAA